The proteins below are encoded in one region of Catharus ustulatus isolate bCatUst1 chromosome 21, bCatUst1.pri.v2, whole genome shotgun sequence:
- the FAM78A gene encoding protein FAM78A, producing the protein MGCIQSISCKSKVFRESISVIEVKASIDPIPTSIDESSSVVLRYRTPHFRASAQVLVPPLPKKETWIVGWIQACSHMEFYNHYGEQGMSSWELPDLLDGKIQAISDSDGVNYPWYGNTTETCTIVGPTKKESKFNISMNDNFYPSVTWAVPVSDSNVAKLTSIHRDQSFTTWLVATNTATNEMVTLQTIKWRMRLGIEVNPSRPLGQRAKLQEPSAQEQPQVLSKNEPIPPSALVKPNANDAQVLMWRPKDGPPLVVIPPKHR; encoded by the exons ATGGGCTGTATTCAGAGTATTAGCTGCAAATCCAAAGTTTTCCGGGAAAGTATTTCAGTGATTGAAGTCAAAGCCTCCattgatcccattcccaccagCATTGACGAGTCCTCCAGCGTGGTCCTGCGCTACCGGACCCCTCATTTCCGAGCCTCTGCGCAGGTGTTGGTGCCCCCTCTTCCCAAGAAGGAGACCTGGATCGTGGGCTGGATCCAGGCTTGCAGCCACATGGAATTTTACAATCACTACGGGGAGCAGGGAAT GTCAAGCTGGGAGCTTCCAGATCTACTGGACGGTAAAATCCAGGCCATCAGTGACTCAGACGGAGTGAACTATCCCTGGTATGGGAACACCACAGAAACCTGCACCATCGTGGGTCCCACCAAGAAGGAGTCCAAGTTCAACATCAGCATGAACGACAACTTCTACCCGAGCGTGACGTGGGCGGTGCCCGTCAGCGACAGCAACGTGGCCAAGCTCACGAGCATCCACCGGGATCAGAGCTTCACCACCTGGCTGGTGGCCACCAACACGGCCACCAACGAGATGGTGACCCTGCAGACTATCAAATGGCGCATGAGGCTGGGCATCGAGGTGAACCCCAGCAGGCCCCTGGGGCAGCGTGCCAAGCTGCAGGAGCCCTCTGCtcaagagcagccccaggtcctcAGCAAGAATGAGCCAATACCACCCAGTGCCCTTGTCAAACCCAATGCCAATGATGCTCAGGTACTCATGTGGAGGCCAAAGGATGGACCACCACTCGTGGTGATACCCCCAAAACATCGATAA
- the PLPP7 gene encoding inactive phospholipid phosphatase 7, which yields MPASQPRSRARDRNNVLNRAEFLSLNQPLKGNQEGRSSSRKQSGQAGPAGGPSAGPKERRQSQQLPEEDCMQLNPSFKGIAFNSLLAIDICMSKRLGVCANRASSWGGARSMINLLGITGHGIPWIAGTLICLVKSSTLAGQEVLMNLLLALLLDIMIVAGLQKLAKRKGPYDINPGLLDYLTMDTYAFPAGHASRVAMLSKFFLNHLVLAIPLRILLVLWALCVGFSRVMIGRHHITDVLSGFVFGYLQFRLVELIWMSSNTCQMLISIW from the exons ATGCCAGCATCCCAGCCACGGTCCAGGGCCAGAGACAGGAACAATGTCCTCAACAGGGCTGAGTTCCTGTCCCTGAACCAGCCCTTGAAGGGGAACCAGGagggcaggagctccagcaggaAGCAGAGTGGCCAGGCCGGGCCGGCCGGTGGCCCGAGCGCCGGCCCCAAGGAGCGGAGGCAGTCGCAGCAGCTGCCCGAGGAGGATTGCATGCAGCTCAACCCCTCCTTCAAGGGAATCGCCTTCAACTCGCTGCTGGCCATCGATATCTGCATGTCCAAGAGGCTGGGGGTGTGTGCCAACAGAGCCTCCTCCTGGGGAGGGGCGCGCTCCATGATCAACCTGCTGGGGATAACGGGGCACGGCATCCCCTGGATCGCAGGCACGCTCATCTGCCTGGTGAAGAGCAGCACGCTGGCGGGCCAGGAGGTCCTCATGAACCTGCTGCTAG ccctgctcctggatATCATGATTGTGGCAGGTTTGCAGAAGCTGGCCAAGCGGAAGGGCCCGTACGACATCAACCCCGGCCTCTTGGACTACCTGACCATGGACACCTACGCCTTTCCCGCCGGCCACGCCAGCAGGGTGGCCATGCTCTCCAAGTTCTTCCTCAACCACCTGGTGCTGGCCATCCCCCTGCGCATCCTGCTGGTGCTCTGGGCGCTCTGCGTGGGCTTCTCGCGCGTCATGATCGGACGGCACCACATCACGGATGTTCTCTCGGGCTTTGTTTTCGGCTACCTGCAGTTCAGGCTGGTGGAGTTGATATGGATGTCATCCAACACGTGTCAGATGTTGATATCCATCTGGTGA